The nucleotide sequence CCTACGCAATGTGCGCCGAGGATCCCTTGTAGTGCAGAGCTTGTGATTGCGCTGATAATTTGAAAATCCAGAAGCTGACGGTATGCTGCATCCTGCCGCATCGCGGAATGAAACAAGAAACTGTGTAGTTCTAGACAATAATAGGTCTATCTCTCTATGGCTGCCACCGGAACGGGCACAAAAAGCGTACTTGAAGAAAAGGTGGAAGATCTGGCGAGATCCATACAAGAACTCGCCAGATCTTTGGACTTGAACAAAGAAGCAGGCATTGACCCGGCCGAAACACAGAAACTGGTATCGACGCTGCTGCAGCTCAAATCGATGGAGGAACTCGGCCTTCATGAGCCCGACCGGGAGACAATCGAGGCCATCGAGCGCATGACAGCAGCCCTCAAGCAGGCCGCTGCGGGTCGGCGGAAGGTATGAGCTAGCCGCACGGAAGGTCGCGGCGCCGGTGCGGGTCGGGTGAGAGATGCGGGTCATCAAAACGGCATCTCCTCTTCCGGCGGGAAGTCGCCGCGCGCCCGGGCGATCGCGCGCTTCAGCGCGATGCGGAGGTCGCGGGTCTCCTCGACGCCCATTGGGTGGCGGTCGAGGTCCTCCGGGCAGGCGGCGCGGAAGCCGCCGACCCAGCACAGCAGGTCGGCCATGCCCTCGGAGAGCCGCTCGGCCTCCACGAGGGGCAGCACGAGTACGGCTGTGTTGGTCGGAGCGACGTCCACGGCTCAGGCCTCCTCGCGCTCGCGGGCGGCTTCGGCGCGGCCGTCGGCCTGCCCGGCCTCGAAGTGCGCGAGGCGCGCGGCGTCGGCCTTGATCTCGGCCGTCAGCCCCTTGCGCATGCCCTGGATGCCGCCCTCGTAGCCGAGGAGGAGGGCGGACGCGGCCGACATCAGCGCGCTCCCGCCAGCTTCTGCTCGACGCGCTGCATGGCGGCGGACGCGCGCCGGGCGAGGCTGGCGACCTGCGGCCCGTCCGGCGCCCCGCAGCGGGCCAGCTCGAGCAGGGTGAGGAGCGACTTGGCCTCGGAGATCGCGACATCCGCGCCGACGCGGCGGAGGAGGCTATTCGAGGTCTCGGGCGCGAGGCTGGATTCGGTGCGCATCAGAACCTCCCGAAGCGACCGACGCCGAGGTCGGTGGCGGTGAGACGAAGGGCGTCGTCGGGATCGCGCGGCAGCGGGCGGCTGACCCGCGCGCGGTGAGCGGCGCGGCCGGCACGGGCCAGCTCGGCCCGCACGTCGGCGCGGATTTGCGCGGCCCGAGCTTCAAGAGCGCGGCGCACGGCGGCGCGGGAGAGGTCGGTCGCCATCACCGCCCCCACCCGAACCGCGCCTGACCGGCGCAGAATGCGAGGCCGCCGAGGGTCAGCGGGGCGACGATGGTGAGGGCTTCGAGGAGGGACACGGCGGCGGCTCCGTCAGCGCGGGTTGCGGTCGAGGCGCTGGCCGGTGGCGCGCAACGCGACGCCGCCGCCGATCAGGCGCTTGAAGGGGGATTTCTTGCCGCCGGGCAGGGGCTGGCGGTGCGGGTCGGTGATGCCGGCGTGGCGGTCGCGGACCCGGCGGTTGCGGGCGATGACGCCCTGATCCGTGACGGTCTTCGCGGCGTGGCAGGCGCGGCAGAGCACGGCGCAGTTGTCGAGCGAGGCGTCGGCCGAGATCTCAGTCGGGATGACGTGATCGAACTGGTAGCGGCCGACCTGAAGCTCGGTCGGGCAGCGGGTGCCGTCCGACAGGGTGCCCTCGCATTGGCCGGCGGCGCGCTCTAGAGCGGCGCGCTGGGTGGCCTTGGTGAACTCGACGCGGGGCATTAGGCGGCGACCTGCGCGCGCTCGGTCAGGTCCACCACGATGGCGGCCGCGTCGCGGTTGTCCTCGGCGAGGCGGTGGGTGTGGATCTCGTTCGCGCCGGCCCGGCGCACGCTGTCGAGCCAGGAGCGGGCGCCCGCCTCGGTCAGGCCGTGGGTGGCGCGGAGGATGGTGGCGAGGCCGGCTGCATCACGGACCACCGCCAGCACCACGGTTTCGAGGAGATCGGCCGGCTGGACGGCGGGGAACTGGACGCCGACGACGTAGCGCTTGCCCGAGCGGCCCCGCCACGCGGAGAGGGCCAGGGCCGGGGAGCCGCGCAGGCCGGCGACGGTCCGCAGGCGCTCCTCACGAACCTCGGCGCGGGTCTCGCGGTCGGTCTTCAGGTCGCGGAGGGCGGCGGTCCAGGAGAGGCGGCGGGGCATGGCGTGCTCCATCGATAGGCGATGGAGGTATGCTCCCCATTTTGGGGATCTCAGTCAACCCCATAATGGGGAATTTTCCGCGCGGCTTCGGCGGCCACTTATCCACACCCCGACAAAACGATTCGGACTCGACAACCAAAACGCGCCGCCCCACCATAGAACACAACAGGAACAAACGTGGCGAGCGAAGGGTGGGGCATGCTTCGGGTACGGCCGAACCAGAACTCGCGGAAGTCGTCGGATTGCGGATCTGGTGCGATGACTGCGGCCATAAGGCTTACTGGCCGCAGTCGCGCATCCGAGATGCGCTTCGGCGCGGCTTCAAGACTGTCCCGGGACTCGGCAGCAAGTTCCGCTGCCATTCGTGTGTAGATCGTGGCGGCAGCGGCCGGAACGTAACTGTCCGTCCCGTGCTGAAGGCCCCTCGAAAACCTTAGACCAGGAGGCGATCATGTCGGTTGGTGACAGGTATGGCGCACAGACCTTCGTCCTGGACCGCAAGGGCCAGCTCGGTGAAGGCAGGACCTACGCCTGCAAGGATGCCGACGAAGCGCGGCGCATCGCGTCCGCCCGGGTCGCGGGAGGTTACGCTGCGGGTGCCGCCGCCTTCATGCGGCGCGGCGGCGGTGAGTTCGATGAGGGCGAGACCGTCACCTTTGAGGTGTACGGGGCGGTCCCGCCGGGCGTTGAAGATGCCGTGCCCTTCTAGGGAAGGTTGAGGCGATCGAGCCATGACGCAGCAGAGCACCGATCAGCCCAAACCCGTCAGCATGGCAGATAACGTGCGGGCAAGCTCCCATGCAGACGAGCTTACCCCTGCGATGGTTGACGCGGGGGGTGCTGTGCTTTCCGCCCTTGAGAGGGAGGTGTCCAGACATACGCTGGCAGAGGAGGTTTTTCGGGCAATGGAAGCGGCTCGCCCGGTTTCCGGCCTGGGTAAAGAGCCATATACATAGTAAGTCCGCCAATGTAGCCCTTTAGATCCTGGCACTCCTCGCATACGCGGCGGACGGTATTCAGGTGATCATCCAATACTGGTCCAAAAACCTCAGGGCCTTTTGTGCGACTAAGGCTCAAAACGCTTCCATCGCTACCTGCCCTGCCGGCCAATCCAGCATGGATATATGTGTTCCTGTTTACACGGCAGCGATCATAAAACTTTTCGGCATGCTTCAATCGGTCAATCATTTCGGCCGAAAAGTCTTTTTTTACAGCTAAATCGTGTATCTTTTGCCATATAGTTATGTCGCCAAGGTCGTGGCTAATAATCCTAGCTTGGTCAGTCGGTAAATCAACGACATGTTTAAAGAGCGCATGTAGCCAATGCTCGCATGAGCCCCAGATAAGCGCTAGAAAACCGAGCGCATGGGTCTTTTCTGGACTTATGAAACTTCGCTCTCTGATCCAAGGATCTGGATGATCAAATCCGCTGCCCATCTGCACCCCGTGACTGTCTGTTCATATCCCGATCAGCTCTGACCACGGGATCACCCGGTGGACGCGCTTCACGTCCTGCTCGCCGAATGTAATTTCGTCCTTCGGATTGAACTGCTCTACCACGACCTTGGCGGCCGACCGGCGGATGAGCCGTTTTACGAAGGCATCGCCCGGCTCGTCTTCGTTTGGCCCGTGTTTCTCGACCACGACGTAATCGCGCGGTGCCGGCCGGCGGTGCGGATCAACATAGATCAGCGTGCCGTCCTCGTAGGCCGGCGCCATGCTGTCCCCGACCACATAAATCGCATAGACGTCCAGCCGGTTTGCGATCCCGGGCGGTCGCGGCGCATGGTCAATGCGCTGTCCGTTGAACCGGAAGTCGCCGTGGTCGCCGCCGACGCCCGTGCCGAGGACCGGGACGTTCCGCGGGCCCTTGAATGTCGCGGTATCGACTATCGTAGCTGTTTCGGCTCTGCGGGCGTTTGGCTGCGCGTTGGGTGCCGCCTCGGCCGCAAGCGCGCCGTAGACCTCCTCGGGTCGAACGCCAAAGATCTCGGCAGCCTTGAGAATGCGCTCCGTTTTGAGCCCTCGATCGCCATCCTCAATCTTGACGTAGCCGCTCTTCGACATGCCGAAGGCCGCGGCGGCCTGATCTTGCGTAAGCCCAGAACGCTCGCGCAAGGCCTTCAGATTGTTCGCCCGCTGCGGTGATTTCCCCATGTCGGGGAGAATGGTTGAGGCTCGATCCGTCGTCGCTCCCCATTGTGGGGGTTCTTGCGCTTGACAAAGATCCCCATTTTGGGGAAGTATGGGCGCATGAGGCTGCTCGACTACATGCGCGACGAGAAACTCGATGACGAGGCGTTTGCGTCTCGCCTCGGCGACTGCACCGCGCATGCAGTCAAGAAATGGAAATACGGCGAGCGGGAGCCCGACGCCGGTACGATCGTCCGCATCCAAGTGGCCACTGCCGGCAAGGTCACGGTCCGCGATTGGGCCGAGCAGGCTGATGCGATGCGCGCGCGTCGCGCCGCCAACACCGACGCCACCCCGGCCCCCGCCGAGACCGCGGGAGCGGCGGCATGAGCGATCACCGCTTCTCGCCCTCATCGCAGGTGCCGATTCGGGTCGTGCCGAACGGTGTACGTGACGATCTCGATCTTGCATGCATCGCAGCGCAGGAAGCTGTTCGTCTGCCAACGCGTCGGCCGCGCGTAGCTCTGCAGGATGCTCTTCCGGCGTTGCTGGTAGCAGTTGGGACAGATCTTATGCGGCGGCTCGCCGTTCTCCATGCCCGGCTTGGTCGCGTAGGCAAACACGCAGGTAGCGACCTCGGTGAGCTGGTAGCGCTCCTTCTCGCGGTGCCAGTCTTCAAGCTCCACTACCTGCTTTTCCAGATCACGTACGCGGTCGGACAGTTCCGACTGCGCCGCATGGGCCGCCAATGCGCTCGCCTGGGCGGACATGATCTCAGTCGTCAGTTCGACGGCCTTCTCCCGCACAAGCTGGGCGTCGCGAATACCCAAAAGCGACTTCGTCAGATCCGTGCTGGCCTTCAGAGAACTGAGGAGGCCTGAGATGGCTGTCATGTCCGGCATATTCAGCTCCATCAGGTTCGGTTTCGCAGCCCCTGATGTAGCGCACCCGGCCGCGCGTCCCCCCTCGCGCGCGCCGGGCGTCGCCTTTCAGCGAGGCGCTCGATGAGCGCCCGCGCGTCCATCACCGGCACCGTTGTCGCCGCCATCTGCGCGGTCATTGCGCTGGGCGTCGCTGCGGGCTGGGACTCAGCCTCGCGCGGCGAGCTCATCGTCCTGCACCTCGGGAGCGAGTGATGCTCGCGCCCGCCTCACCGCGTTCCGTCCCCCTCCACCAGCGTCAGGACGGCGAAGGTGCCGCTCCGGTGTTCACCGCCCGCTGGAGCCTCCCGATGCAGCCGTTCGATCTGACGCAGGCCGCTTACTCGCTCGAGGTGGTTGGCCCGACGCTGCGGGAGCAGGACGCGTCCGGACAGACCCTCGTCGAGATGATGGGACCAGGCGCCGAGCGCACGCTGGCGGATGCCCGTCGTTTCCATGTCGCCGTCTCCAATCTCCCGCACATCGCCGACTTCATTGAGCGGCTCGCCGTTCATGAGGATCAGATCTTCACGTTGCTCTCTGCTTTGGAGCGGGGCGACGACGTTCGGCTGATCTGTACACCGAAATATGCGCCTGCTGCGCCTGCCGACGAGCCTGTGCCGCTCGCGAGGAGCGCATAGGCATGGCGCTCAGCACCTTCCTCCCGGCGGCGTTTGACGTGAGCGTCGCCCGACTGCAGCAGCCCGGCCTTTCGGCCGGGCGCTGCCCTTTCTCCCTGCGCGATCGGCTTGTGCCTGCCAGCCTGCCCGGCCGCGCTTCTGTGCCTGCGTACCCCCTCAACCTGATCGGGGAGCGCTGAGATGACCGCTGCCTCCTTCGCTTCCGGCCCGTCTCCGATGCACACAGCATCGGGGAACGGCATGCGAAAATCTGGGGTAACTCTGCGAAAGATTGGGGTACTCGAACCCCAAATCTTCGGCGAGCGGATTGCGGAGTTTCTGCGCGGCATCCATCCGACCAAGACTGCGTTGTGTGTCGAGGCCGAGACGCAGATCTCGTCCAAGACTATCGGCAAGTGGCTCGAAGGCGCCTCGTCGCCCTCGGGCAATGCCTATCACCGCCTGATCGAGGTCTACGGGCCCGAACTGTTCGTATTCGTCTCACCCGATGCCTCGCCGGCCTCGTTGCGGGAAGCGGCACGGATATGCGCGCAGGCCCGGGCGGAGCGTCAGCGCGATGCGATCGAGCGCGAGATCGCCGCGCTGTGGGGCGCTCGATGAACGTGCCTGCAACTGCTCTTCGCATCCTGTCTGCCGCCCTCCGTGGGCTGGCGGCGCCGTTCATGGGCGCGGCTTGGCTCCTCGTGCAGATAACGAAGCCAATCCTGTGGTGCTCGCGCCAGTGCCTGGAGCGCGCCCGCGAGTGGGACCCGCGCCTCTGGGAGCGCGACGGCGACCCGCGCTCCGACAACCGGGAGCGTCGCCCGTGAGCGCCCCGGCCCACCCCGACCTTTCCGGCTGATTCAGCCCGCCCACGCGGGGCGTCCCCGCGCATCCTGGAGACGACGATGGCAGCGGCTCAACACGGCAACGGGTTCGACCCCAAGCGCACGAAGGAGTGCGTCGACCGAATCGAGGCGCTCGCCGCCAAGAAGGCGAGCCTGCACATGACCTACATGGCCGAGTGCGCGGTCATCAATGAGGACATCGGCGACGTCTACGAGGAGGCCAAGACCGCCTGGCACATCCCGAAGAAGGCGCTGAAGACCGTCGTCAAGGCGCGCGCGACCGAGCGGAAGCTTGAGGCGATGCGCAACGACCTCGACCTGATCGACCGGGAGAGCTTCGACCAGATCCGGCACGCGCTGGGCGATCTGGCCGACACGCCGCTCGGTGATGCGGCGCTTGCCGGCAAGGACGACGCGAAGGGCAGCAAGGGCGGCCGCGGAGCCCGGAAGGATCGCGATGCCGCGCTCGACGCCGTGTCGACCGGCAACGGCGCCGAGCTGCTCGCGACCGGCATCAGCAAGCTGAACTGACACCCTCCAGCGACGCTCGGATCCGCCCGTGTCCTACTCCGGCATCATCATGTCGCTCGACCTCGCTGGCAACTCCGGCGTGGGCGAGGGTCGACCTGGGGGCGCCCCGCGCCTCTACGACGCGCACCTGCACCGCGAGGGCGACGAGTGGGAGGACACGTGGGGCCGCGCGATCGGGTGGATCGCCGACCGGCTCTACATTGAGCGCGAGGCCGTCTCCGCAGGCGACCTCCGCATCATCGTTGAGGCGCCGATCTTCGTCGGAAAGGCGGGCGCCAAGAACGCGAACTCCGAGCTCGTCACGAAGGGCCTCTGGGCCTGCATCACCGGCTTCGCCCGCGCCCGCGGCGTGATGGTCCGGCGCGTCCACGTCTCCACCGTGCGCGCACAGTTCCTCGGCAGCGGTAACATGCCGGGCGATGCCGCCAAGCGCGAGGCCCGTCGGATCTGCCGGGCGCTGGGGTGGGAGCCGCCGAGCCTGGATGCTGCCGATGCCGGCGCCCTGTGGTGGTACGGTTGCCATCTCTGGGCGCCGGATCTCGCCCCGCGGGTTCATCCGCTGCTGCTCAAGCGGAGGGCGGCATGACGTGGCTGCTCACCCACGATGGCCGCGTCGTCTTCCGCGGCAGCTACCGGGACGGCCTCGCCGCCGCTGAGCGCGCGGGCGTGCTGTTCCACGTCGTCACGGTGGCGACCGACGCCGGCCGGAAGACGTTCGAGGTCGCGGGCCGCGGCTTCTACGACGACGGCACCGAGCGGGCCCCGCGCCTGGAGCGCGGCTGGATGCTGTTCCCGCAGTCCTCGCACGGCATCCCGCGGAGGGCCGCGGCATGATCCCCTCCGGCCATACCGCCGTCATGGCCTCGCGCCGCGAGCCGCCGGACGCCCTCGATTTCTTCCCGACGCCGCCCTGGGCGACGCGCGCCCTGCTGTCCCACGTGCTGGCGCTCAGCAGCGATGAGTTCCTCTCGTCCTCGGCCTGGGATCCGTGCTGCGGGGAGGGCCACATGGTCGGTCCGCTGCAGGAATATTTCTGGGCCGTCGAGGAAACGGACGTCTTCGACTACGGCAAGGGCTTCGCGGTCTCGGACTTCCTCGCCGACGACGAGCGCACGGCCGACTGGCTGATCACGAACCCGCCCTTCAAAATCGCCGAGGCCGTTGCTCTGCGCGCGCTCGACCGCGCCAAGGTCGGCGTCGCGATGCTGGTGCGCTCGGTCTGGCTGGAAGGGACGGGCCGCTACGAGCGCCTGTTCCGGGATCGCCCGCCCACGACGATCGCGCAGTTCTGCGAGCGCGTGCCGATGACGAAGGGCCGATGGGACCCGGATGCGTCGACCGCGACCTCCTACGCCTGGATCGTCTGGCGCATGACAGAGCAATTGGCCGCCCCAACCTTCACCTGGATCCCGCCCGGCTGCCGGCGTGCTCTGACGCGCCCCACGGACATCGTGCGCTTTGCCGCCCGCTCGGCCGCCGCGCCCCTCCTCCCGGCAGCGAAGTAGCGTCATGGCCCCCATCGACCTCGACACCATCATCGCGGACGCGGTCGCGGACACACGCGAGGACTTCGGCGCGGCCGAGGACCTGCAGGCCCAGCTGCTCGCGGGAATCGGCCTCGCGATCGCGGTGTCCGCCCGCGGCGATGCCCGGGCAGCCAACGCCATGTGCGAGCGCGCCTCGGTGATGATCTTCGAGCAGGCCGCCTCGGTCTCCCTGATGCTCGCCGCCGACGGGAGGGTCTGATGGGCGAGGTCGTCCAGCTCCGCCCCGATCCTGATCAGGCGCTGACCGAGGCCTGGAATGCGCTTACCCGCGCCTACGATCTCGCGGTCAGGCGGCCGACGATCCGCAACATGGTCGGCGTTGCGCGCGCATGGGACGCGTACTCGGCCCTGATCGGATTCGACGCCATCGCTGATGCGGAGCGCCGGTTATGAGCGGGCGGGCCGTCATCCCCTTCACCGGTCCGGCCGAGCCGGCCACGCAAGCGCCCGAGCCACCGCACAACGTCGAGGCCGAGCAGGCGTTGCTCGCCGCCCTGATGCTGAAGCCCGACCAGCTGCCCGAGGTCGCGCAGTGGGTGCGGCCCGAGCACTTCTACTTCGCTGACCACCAGGACGTGTTCGCCTGCATCGAGGCGCTCGTCGCCGCGAACGTCGAGCCGACCGGCGTCAACATCAAGGGCTACCTCCGGGAGCCGACGATCGCTGGCGAGCCCGCCCACGTCTACCTCGCGCGGATCGTGCAGGAGGCGTCCGGGTGGAGCGCCGCGAGCCACGCGCGGGTGGTGCGCGACATGGCCACGCGCCGCGCCATGCTGGCCGTCGGCGAGTCGCTGGTCGAGCGGGCCCGGTTCGATCCCGCCGACACGGCCGCGCAGGCTATGATCGAGGACACCGAGCAGAAGCTGCTCGACCTGCGGGCCATCGTCCCGCAGGCGCACCTCGCCGGGCAGTCCACCCACGAGGGCATGGCGTGGATGCGGGAGCGCATCACAAGCCTGCGCAGCGGGCTGATCGCCTCCACGTCGGTCTCAACCGGCATCGCGGACCTCGACCGAGTCACGAACGGCGGCTTCCAGCGCGGGCAGCTCTGGCTCCTCGCCGGCCGGCCCGG is from Methylobacterium radiodurans and encodes:
- a CDS encoding HNH endonuclease, which produces MPRVEFTKATQRAALERAAGQCEGTLSDGTRCPTELQVGRYQFDHVIPTEISADASLDNCAVLCRACHAAKTVTDQGVIARNRRVRDRHAGITDPHRQPLPGGKKSPFKRLIGGGVALRATGQRLDRNPR
- a CDS encoding LexA family transcriptional regulator; translated protein: MGKSPQRANNLKALRERSGLTQDQAAAAFGMSKSGYVKIEDGDRGLKTERILKAAEIFGVRPEEVYGALAAEAAPNAQPNARRAETATIVDTATFKGPRNVPVLGTGVGGDHGDFRFNGQRIDHAPRPPGIANRLDVYAIYVVGDSMAPAYEDGTLIYVDPHRRPAPRDYVVVEKHGPNEDEPGDAFVKRLIRRSAAKVVVEQFNPKDEITFGEQDVKRVHRVIPWSELIGI
- a CDS encoding methyltransferase, producing MIPSGHTAVMASRREPPDALDFFPTPPWATRALLSHVLALSSDEFLSSSAWDPCCGEGHMVGPLQEYFWAVEETDVFDYGKGFAVSDFLADDERTADWLITNPPFKIAEAVALRALDRAKVGVAMLVRSVWLEGTGRYERLFRDRPPTTIAQFCERVPMTKGRWDPDASTATSYAWIVWRMTEQLAAPTFTWIPPGCRRALTRPTDIVRFAARSAAAPLLPAAK